One part of the Engraulis encrasicolus isolate BLACKSEA-1 chromosome 17, IST_EnEncr_1.0, whole genome shotgun sequence genome encodes these proteins:
- the med1 gene encoding mediator of RNA polymerase II transcription subunit 1 isoform X1, producing MAAVSGVPIQSCSPARELSLTGPTGTSSSLTERVKVEEGSESEKQSKVTALLERLHAKHNASRPWQETCKVVRQAMEKRGGMNPAGHQLLLSCLETLQKALKVSSLPAMTDRLESIARQNMLNSHLSPGGTDCYITSDLFYVEVQLEPTGHPKDVKVAHHGENPASCPELIQHLREKNFEEFSKHLKGLVNLYKLPGDNKLKTKMYLALQSLESDLTKMMNMFRLATNATTVDTIVYGSVGLLSPRSGGQLVTLQCYVSPYDVFQEASGGQIFADANFPRSLGVSVSVTVEGTSAVYKLPIAPLITGSHPVDNRGTPSFSSVTNSNCVDLPACFFLKINKPMPFSYSFIQRMAIATGIPVFDTPPPLSSLYELIIQSQLQDEGEAGPLPANHNMRFYASLPGQPHCYFLNGSAPVQDGMSLRGAMVSRLPFRHPAQVPAILDIIRHQAAYNTLIGSCVKRTQLKEDTPGLLQFEVCPLTDSSFSVSFQHPVNESLVCVVMDVMDSRQVMCKLYKGMSDALICQDDFITKVVQRCMSIPVTMRAIRRKAETIQADTPALSLIAEEVESMVKKTLPSTGSPRYGLQGADGSNPMGLPGMGGGSTPTGGGPAGAGGPFSGPITSLFNAPRGGPPGAAVGVDAMGQGPGGNQSQQQQQQQLQQQQQQQQQQQAGQHGTDDFSKVTQNPILTSLLQITGNVGSPNAQNQSQNAPAQGGGAAATGGGSQPHQTPPPTSSPASNTKNHPMLMNLLKDNPSQDFAALYGSSPLERQNSSGSPRTDQLAQPPGHTGTGTGTTPGTKGKKKRPRDKGALGPGGGMKQQQQQSQGQGQQQGTGGASSMAPQHPQHSHHPTEDDFHRELFSMDVDASQNPIFDVNLPGDGLDTPHSITPAPSQCGTPPAGSGMPPYHPHGPPAHLQGAPSQSRAMRLSSSDSMGADLNINDILSDIPEQTTKTSSGGGSGGHSQHHLGGGGGGEDGGGSLGTPPRDSSSSGQGSGVFDSDLFNTNSNENPFSDAADLIAEAAAGGVAVGTPNSDASSTNFFPDAVDFNPELLSGQGSFSHNYFDDSSPSPDPGDLDLKGFGGGGSSQQNTPSSTPIPQNPSQGRNTPDPSLKDPFDMSMVFGGSSGGSSGGGKPLPGMAPDLGDPHPTSHSGGSQSPLLMGMGGPGGGGGGGGGGGSGSGEFKSGGDGKIKPQHMMRGKDDNGGGGGGLGGSGVGGPGSGGGSATGLGGGGGGGGGGMGVGSDGTKQVKRSRTPSSEGKPKDKPAKRKKLDPDGKSPSHSAGGAGGRPYTPPSMGSGSGMSGMGTSGGSKSPGSSSIGRSQTPPGGATPPIPKITIQIPKGAISGGKTSSSHGGYTTSSSSSGGGSGGAGGGGGGGGGGGGGSGGSKSHHSHSSSSSSSSSSSSSGKMKGNKMDGSMGQSGSSKPMGGGGGGGGGGGSGGGMGSQSKGSSQGMGGVGKPGTSPVTKHGMTGSGSGSGSGTGSGGSGGTGSGSNKMKPSQGGKPSGSSLMNPGMKPNISPSHSHSRTPGGADKMSSPLKHQQGQIRLALAQVPGTPPSSKAKSPIGSGGGGGGGGGSGGGGGGGSKSSSSASSGSGMGSQKQMGGGGSSNTSSSSSAGNNSSSGSAPFSSGSQPQYGGGGGGGGGGGGGGGGSGGGGGGGANNANNPNNPNAKGKSPSRNKKPSLIAVIDKLKNVGGGVVIGEELPEGPGCGGGGGGGVPPGGGVGGGPGGLPPGMVQGSGPKPPHMSGAQGSDYKRDKMLDKDGKVGKVSVSGGNSGEKKSMDSSKGSVGGVTGGGAVSSTGVAKIIISKPDGGSPSIKQKVTLQKPDGSGAGGCGIGGSDGGGMGGGVRMKASPSLFSGSTPKHDRSSPSHSHHSRSPGAYTPTLNAGDSGSESGSSVAEKSHHNSPSSDEDSQGPIRVALPTMQQPHQPPQPDYLGSMATGGGGGMGSSGGGLGEKHKKHKKEKKKQKERDRDRDRDRDRDRDRDRDREKKKSSMSMGGSSSHSMKDGGWSRSPISASDSLMGLSRPSPAYMRSEDDDLMDSALTGNLEPFK from the exons GAGAAGCGGGGTGGGATGAATCCTGCGGGACACCAGTTGCTGCTCAGCTGTCTGGAGACGCTACAGAAGGCCTTGAAAG ttTCATCTCTGCCCGCCATGACGGACCGCCTGGAGTCCATCGCCCGGCAGAACAT GTTGAACTCGCACCTGAGTCCAGGTGGGACGGACTGCTACATCACCTCTGACCTCTTCTACGTGGAGGTGCAGCTGGAGCCCACGGGACACCCCAAAGACGTCAAGGTGGCCCACCATGGAGAGAACCCAGCG AGCTGTCCTGAGCTGATCCAGCACCTCCG AGAGAAGAACTTTGAGGAGTTCTCCAAGCACCTGAAGGGACTAGTCAATCTCTACAAGCTGCCAGGGGACAA CAAGCTGAAGACTAAGATGTACCTGGCCCTGCAGTCTCTGGAGTCAGACCTCACCAAGATGATGAACATGTTCAG GTTGGCCACCAACGCCACCACAGTGGACACCATTGTGTACGGCAGCGTGGGGCTGCTGTCTCCGCGCTCCGGAGGGCAGCTGGTGACCCTGCAGTGCTACGTCTCCCCCTACGACGTCTTCCAGGAGGCCAGCGGCGGGCAGATCTTCGCAGACGccaact tcccTCGTTCTCTGGGTGTGAGCGTGTCTGTTACAGTGGAGGGAACGTCAGCCGTCTACAAGCTTCCTATCGCACCACTCATCACAGGGTCACACCCTGTGGACAACAgagg taccccctccttctcctccgtgACCAACTCTAACTGTGTGGACCTGCCGGCCTGTTTCTTCCTGAAGATCAACAAGCCCATGCCCTTCTCCTACTCCTTCATCCAGAGGATGGCCATCgccacag GCATCCCAGTGTTTGACACTCCACCGCCGCTTTCTTCTCTCTACGAGCTCATCATCCAATCACAGCTTCAGGACGAGGGGGAGGCCGGCCCTCTGCCCGCCAATCACAACATGCGCTTCTACGCC tcCCTCCCAGGCCAGCCGCACTGCTACTTCCTGAATGGCTCTGCCCCGGTGCAGGACGGCATGAGCCTGCGGGGGGCGATGGTGAGCCGGCTCCCCTTCCGCCACCCGGCGCAGGTGCCCGCAATCCTGGACATCATACGCCACCAGGCAGCCTACAACACACTCATCGGCAGCTGCGTCAAACGCACACAGCTGAAGGAGg acacTCCTGGGCTGCTGCAGTTTGAGGTGTGCCCGCTGACCGACTCCAGCTTCAGTGTGTCATTCCAGCATCCCGTCAACGAATCACTCGTCTGTG TGGTGATGGATGTGATGGACTCCCGGCAGGTGATGTGTAAGCTGTACAAGGGAATGTCAGACGCTCTCATCTGCCAAGACGACTTCATCACCAAGGTGGTACAGAG ATGTATGTCTATCCCTGTGACTATGAGAGCCATCAGGCGCAAGGCCGAAACCATCCAGGCAGACACACCAGCACTGTCTCTAATCGCAGAGGAG GTGGAGAGCATGGTGAAGAAGACGCTGCCCTCTACGGGTAGCCCCCGGTACGGCTTGCAGGGCGCTGACGGCAGCAACCCCATGGGTCTCCCGGGCATGGGGGGAGGCAGCACCCCCACAGGAGGGGGACCCGCTGGGGCCGGTGGCCCCTTCTCAGGGCCCATCACCTCCCTTTTCAACGCGCCCCGTGGGGGGCCCCCCGGAGCAGCAGTGGGGGTGGACGCCATGGGCCAG GGGCCTGGAGGTAACCAgagccaacagcagcagcagcagcagctccaacagcagcagcagcagcagcagcagcagcaagccggCCAGCACGGCACGGATGACTTCAGCAAGGTGACCCAGAACCCCATCCTGACCTCGCTGCTGCAGATCACGGGGAACGTGGGCAGCCCCAACGCCCAGAACCAGAGCCAGAATGCCCCTGCCCAGGGGGGAGGGGCCGCTGCCACTGGGG GTGGGTCTCAGCCCCACCAGACGCCCCCTCCCACCTCTTCCCCGGCCAGCAATACCAAGAACCACCCCATGCTCATGAACCTGCTGAAGGACAACCCCTCGCAG GACTTTGCAGCGCTGTACGGTTCTAGTCCGCTGGAGCGGCAGAACTCGTCCGGGTCGCCCCGAACCGACCAGCTGGCTCAGCCGCCGGGCCACACGGGTACCGGCACAGGCACCACCCCCGGCACCAAGGGAAAGAAGAAGAGGCCCAGGGATaaag GGGCGCTGGGTCCGGGTggaggcatgaagcagcagcagcagcagtcccagGGACAAGGCCAGCAGCAAGGAACAG GCGGTGCATCCTCCATGGCCCCCCAGCACCCGCAGCACTCGCACCACCCGACGGAGGACGACTTCCACCGTGAGCTCTTCTCCATGGACGTGGACGCCTCGCAGAACCCCATCTTCGACGTCAACCTGCCCGGCGACGGCCTGGACACGCCGCACAGCATCACGCCCGCGCCGAGCCAGTGTGGCACGCCGCCCGCTGGCTCCGGCATGCCGCCCTACCACCCGCACGGACCGCCCGCACACCTGCAG GGGGCGCCATCCCAGTCCCGAGCCATGCGCCTGTCCAGCTCTGACAGCATGGGTGCGGATCTCAACATCAACGACATCCTGTCTGACATCCCCGAGCAGACCACCAAGACCAGCAGTGGCGGAGGAAGTGGAG GTCACAGTCAACATCACCTTGGCGGCGGAGGTGGTGGGGAGGACGGGGGCGGCTCGCTGGGCACCCCGCCTCGCGACTCATCCAGCTCGGGCCAGGGCAGCGGCGTCTTCGACTCGGACCTCTTCAACACCAACAGCAACGAGAACCCCTTCTCCGACGCGGCAGACCTGATTGCCGAGGCGGCGGCCGGTGGTGTCGCCGTGGGAACACCCAATAGCGACGCCTCGTCCACCAACTTCTTCCCCGACGCCGTGGACTTCAACCCCGAGCTGCTGAGCGGACAGGGCAGCTTCTCCCACAACTACTTTGACGACAGCTCGCCCag CCCAGATCCAGGAGATTTGGATCTGAAGGGCTTCGGTGGTGGCGGGAGCAGCCAACAGAACACCCCGTCCAGCACCCCGATCCCCCAGAATCCCTCCCAGGGCCGCAACACCCCGGACCCCTCCCTCAAAGACCCATTTGACATGAGCATGGTGTTCGGTGGCAGTAGTGGCGGCAGCAGCGGCGGAGGAAAGCCTCTCCCGGGAATGGCCCCCGATTTGGGGGACCCGCACCCCACTAGCCACTCCGGGGGGAGCCAGAGCCCCCTCTTAATGGGCATGGGaggcccaggaggaggaggaggaggaggaggaggtggtggcagtggcagcggGGAGTTTAAGAGCGGAGGAGACGGCAAGATCAAACCACAGCACATGATGAGAGGAAAGGACGACAacgggggaggaggtggtgggctgGGGGGTTCTGGAGTCGGGGGTCCCGGTAGTGGTGGGGGCTCGGCCACGGgtttgggaggaggagggggtggcggcggcggcggcatggGCGTAGGCTCCGATGGTACAAAGCAGGTGAAGCGTAGCCGCACGCCATCGAGCGAGGGCAAGCCTAAGGACAAGCCGGCCAAGCGCAAGAAGCTGGACCCGGACGGGAAGTCCCCTTCTCACAGCGCCGGTGGTGCCGGTGGTCGCCCTTACACCCCGCCCAGCATGGGCTCCGGTTCCGGAATGTCTGGAATGGGCACTTCGGGAGGATCTAAATCGCCAGGCAGTTCTAGCATTGGGCGTTCTCAGACTCCGCCGGGCGGAGCGACGCCGCCCATCCCCAAGATCACCATCCAGATTCCCAAAGGGGCAATCTCAGGAGGCAAGACGTCCTCCTCGCACGGCGGCTACACCACCTCCAGCAGCTCTTCTGGAGGTGGCTCTGGGGGagcgggagggggaggaggaggaggaggaggaggaggaggcggctcaGGCGGGAGCAAAAGCCACCActcgcactcctcctcctcctcctcctcgtcctcctcctcctcctcagggaaGATGAAGGGCAACAAGATGGATGGATCCATGGGGCAGAGCGGTAGCTCCAAGcctatgggtggtggtggtggtggtggaggaggagggggcagtgGTGGCGGGATGGGATCCCAGTCCAAGGGCTCCTCGCAGGGCATGGGCGGCGTGGGCAAGCCCGGCACTTCGCCCGTCACCAAGCATGGCATGACTGGATCCGGCTCGGGGTCCGGGAGCGGCACAGGATCTGGCGGCAGCGGCGGGACCGGCAGCGGCAGTAATAAGATGAAGCCCAGCCAAGGCGGAAAGCCATCGGGGTCGTCGCTGATGAACCCAGGCATGAAGCCCAACATCTCCCCCTCACACTCGCACTCCCGGACACCAGGGGGAGCTGACAAGATGTCCTCCCCACTCAAGCACCAGCAGGGACAG ATCCGCCTTGCCTTGGCACAGGTACCCGGCACCCCGCCCTCCTCCAAAGCCAAGTCTCCCATCGgttcaggaggaggtggaggaggaggaggaggttcgggtggcggagggggaggagggtccaagtcctcctcctcggcctcctCCGGTAGTGGCATGGGCTCCCAGAAGCAGATGGGTGGAGGAGGTTCCTCCaacacctcctcatcctcctcagctGGTAACAACTCCTCCTCAGGCTCGGCCCCTTTTTCCTCGGGTAGCCAGCCGCAgtatgggggaggagggggaggtggtgggggagggggaggaggaggaggtggttcaggtggaggaggaggaggcggtgcaAACAATGCCAACAACCCCAACAACCCCAACGCAAAAGGGAAGTCCCCTAGCCGCAACAAGAAGCCCTCCCTCATTGCAGTGATCGACAAGCTGAAGAACGTCGGCGGCGGGGTGGTTATCGGGGAGGAGTTGCCTGAGGGCCCTGgctgcggtggaggaggag GTGGAGGGGTGCCTCCTGGTGGGGGTGTAGGTGGTGGGCCTGGGGGTCTTCCTCCGGGTATGGTCCAGGGGAGTGGCCCCAAACCCCCACACATGTCTGGTGCACAGGGCAGCGACTACAAACGAGACAAGATGCTGGATAAGGACGGCAAGGTGGGCAAGGTGTCCGTCTCCGGGGGCAACAGCGGCGAGAAGAAGTCCATGGACTcctccaag GGTTCCGTAGGAGGTGTGACCGGAGGCGGGGCAGTGAGCAGCACAGGCGTGGCCAAGATCATCATCAGCAAACCGGACGGCGGATCCCCCAGCATCAAGCAGAAAGTCACGCTGCAGAAGCCCGACGGCAGCGGAGCCGGGGGGTGCGGCATAGGGGGCTCGGACG GTGGTGGTATGGGTGGTGGGGTGAGGATGAAGGCGTCTCCGTCTCTGTTCAGCGGCTCAACGCCAAAGCACGACCGCAGCTCGCCCAGCCACAGCCACCACAGCCGCTCGCCCGGCGCCTACACGCCCACGCTCAACGCCGGAGACAGCGGCAGCGAATCAGGAAGCTCCGTTGCTGAGAAGTCACACCAT AATTCCCCCAGCTCTGATGAGGACAGCCAGGGTCCTATCCGCGTGGCGCTCCCCACCATGCAGCAACCCCACCAGCCGCCGCAGCCCGACTACCTGGGCTCTATGGCAACCGGCGGTGGAGGGGGCATGGGCTCGAGTGGCGGAGGACTCGGGGAGAAGCATAAAAAAcacaagaaggagaagaagaagcaaAAGGAGCGGGATCGTGACCGTGACAGAGACCGTGACAG GGATCGGGATCGTGATCGCGACCGCGAGAAGAAGAAGTCGTCCATGTCCATGGGCGGCTCGTCGTCTCACAGCATGAAGGACGGCGGCTGGTCACGTTCGCCCATCTCTGCGTCGGACTCGCTCATGGGCCTGTCGCGGCCCAGCCCCGCCTACATGCGCTCGGAAGACGACGATCTCATGGACTCCGCCCTCACCGGCAACCTTGAGCCCTTCAAGTAA